A DNA window from Aureibaculum sp. 2308TA14-22 contains the following coding sequences:
- a CDS encoding LysE family translocator encodes MEIILSFIAATALLAISPGPDNIYVLIQSITNGVKYGLATVFGLISGCIVHTTLVAFGVSVIIKENENLFLALKIFGASYLVFLAYKVYKSSSQIELTSDNKPQKSTSQLFKQGFIMNVLNPKVSIFFLAFFPAFLFSETLSTVSQFFILGFVFMAVSLIIFSLFAILAGKISDYLRQNKKIGRFLKWLQILVFVGIAIFILFS; translated from the coding sequence TTGGAAATAATTCTCTCTTTTATAGCAGCGACTGCATTATTAGCAATTTCTCCAGGCCCAGATAATATCTATGTATTAATACAAAGTATTACCAATGGTGTAAAATATGGACTGGCGACTGTTTTTGGTTTAATATCAGGATGTATTGTTCATACTACTTTAGTCGCTTTTGGAGTGTCGGTCATTATTAAAGAGAATGAAAATTTATTTTTGGCTTTAAAGATTTTTGGAGCAAGTTATTTAGTATTCTTAGCCTATAAAGTGTATAAGAGTTCTTCACAAATTGAGTTGACTTCCGACAATAAACCTCAGAAAAGTACAAGTCAATTATTTAAACAAGGATTTATAATGAATGTGCTAAACCCTAAGGTTTCAATCTTCTTTTTGGCATTTTTTCCAGCATTTTTATTTAGTGAAACTTTAAGTACAGTATCTCAATTTTTTATTTTGGGTTTTGTTTTTATGGCAGTTTCCCTAATTATTTTTTCTTTGTTTGCGATATTAGCTGGTAAAATTTCAGATTATTTACGGCAAAATAAAAAAATAGGTAGATTTTTAAAATGGCTCCAAATATTGGTTTTTGTGGGAATTGCAATTTTTATTTTATTTTCTTAA